The genomic window GGAAACACTATAGGCAATAGTTCTCCCTTATTATGCATACCCGAAGACCATTCTTACACCGTTGATGTTGAGGTATTAATTGAAGGAAAAGCAACTGCTGGCCTGGCTCTTTTTTACAACAGCACTGCGTCTTCCGGCATACTGGCCAACAATGAAGACATCGTTGCCGATTTGCGTGGCTGGCGAGCTCCGGCTGAAAAAAATGTAGTGAACAACCATGTGTTCCTGCGTCTAAAAAATATAGAAAACACGGTAGATCTATATTACAGTAAAGATGGTGTGAAATGGAACAAAATTGAAAATTCTTTTGAGGTATCGGGCATGCACCATAATGTACTTAGTGGATTTTTGAGCTTACGGATCGGCCTTTGCTCAATAGGAGAAGGAAAGGTAACTTTTAAAAACTTTAAGTATACTCCGATAAAATAGATATGATGTCACACTAAGGGGTAATTTATTTTATAAAAATCAATATAAATGACAGGGGGCTTTAGTGCTATGTGCCAGCGAAAAATCGTCATTGCGAGGAGGCCTTTTCAGCCGACAAAGCAATCTTACAACTATCGCTAGTGGCGAGCGCTTTAAGATTGCTTCGTGCCTCGCAATGACGATTTTTCTACTGGGATCTGTCAATGGTAGCGGAGTCGATTGCTTTTAATATATCGAAAAACAGGTCTTCGACTACGCTCTCCACAGGAGTCCTTTGGACAGACTGACATACTAATGACTAATAATAAAATTTAAACAGGCTCTAAAAATCAGAATAAATAATATTAACCTAATTAAAATGAAATATACGCTTACCTTGGTTTTGGCACTTGTTTTTAGTGCTATAAATGCACAAACAACCCCAAAAAAATATCATCAATGGGCATCAACACCGCCTCTTGGTTGGAACAGCTGGGATTGTTTTGGCACAACCGTTACCGAACAGCAAGTAAAAGAACAAGCAGATGCGATGGCAAAATACCTTTTACCAAGTGGGTATAACTACCTCACAGTGGATATTCAATGGTATGAGCCTGAATCAAAAGGACATGCTTACGACCCGAAGGCGCTACTTACCATGGATAAATATGGTCGCTTAACGCCAGGTTTGAAAAAATTTCCTTCGGCTGCAGATGGGAAAGGTTTCAAACATCTTGCAGACTATGTACACGCCAAAGGACTGAAATTCGGCATTCACATTATGCGCGGAATTCCTCGTCAGGCTGTTGAAAAAAATACGCCGGTACTCGGCACAAACGTAAAAGCGCAGGATATTGCCGTTAAAACCTCTACCTGTCCATGGAATCCAGATATGTACGGCGTTAATGCCAATAGTCCCGAAGGTCAGGCTTACTATAATTCCATTGTACAAATGTATGCCGACTGGGGCGTGGATTTTATCAAGTGCGACGATATTTCACGTCCTTATGATGATGTACAAAAGGCAGAAATTGAAGCGCTTCGTAAAGCAATAGATAAAACCGGGCGGCATATTCTGTTAAGTTTATCTCCGGGAGCAACACCGGTTAAAATGGGCGATCATGTGATGAATCATGCCAATATGTGGCGTATCACTGACGATTTTTGGGATCAGTGGGGATTGTTACAAGCGATGTTTGAGCGAATGGACGTGTGGACACCCTTTCGCGGACCCGGGCATTTCCCTGATGCAGATATGCTACCCATCGGAATTGTTGAATTTAAACGCCCAACTAATTTCACTAAAAACGAACAGTATACGCTGATGAGCCTTTGGGCGATTGGTCGTTCGCCACTTATTTTTGGTGGAAATATGACCATGCTTGATGATTTTACCAAGGAAATGCTCACCAATCCCGAAATGCTCAAAGTAAATCAACACAGCATAAATAACCGTCAGGTATCACGTGAAAAGAATCTGATCGTTTGGACGGCCGATGTACCCAATAGCAAAGATAAGTATGTGGCCCTTTTCAATGCGCAAAGCAAGGGAGAGAATCTTGATCTCAATAATGCTGATTATGTAAGCCCAATAATTGCCGGCAACGGAAGTTCGCAAAAGATAGAAGTATCGGTAAAGGATGGTAAAAAACTTGTTCTCTTTGTGAGGGATGGCGGAAATGGTTTTGATAGGGATCATATCGTTTGGGTCGACCCTGTACTTCACGGTTCCAAAGGTGATTTAAAACTGACTAACCTCAAATGGCTGAGTGCAACTTCAGGCTGGGGAGATGCAAATGTCAATCGTACCTTCGATAATAACCCAATTATTATAAATAATGAAACACGAGAGGGAATTGGTGCTCATGCAGCGTCTGTAATCATTTATGAACTGCCTGAAGGATATGATTCTTTTACCGCAACGGGCTACGTAACACAGGAAAAAGGCTCAGTAACTTTTGGCGTTTTGGTTGATAAAGGAACATTAGATTTGCCCGACAAGACCAATGTAAAAGTAAACTTTGAAGCGATTAATATAAAAGGTAAAGTAAAAGTGCGCGATTTGTGGAATCACAAAGATCTCGGAACTTTTGATGGGAGCTTTGCGCGCGAATTGGCACAACATGGGGCCGGACTGTATCGGATAACTCCTTTACGATAAGATACTAGTGCTAAGTTAAGGATGAATTGCCATTTTATACCCCCGCTGATTACGTGGAATACGCTGATTTATATGTTCAGCGATGATCACCGAAATCAGCGGGAAAATTGAACCGCCATTAACTATTAACGTAACACTAGTCTCAGCAAAGCATTAGGCCGTTTTAAAACCTTTTTTAATTTACGCAATAACATATTGATAAAGGCTATAATATTTAATAATACAAATTAATATAACACAACAAAGTGAGGAGCTTCAATTTATACAAAAGGCAATATTTTGCAAAACAAATAGTATTCGGATTTATACTATTGATAAGCTTTTTTTCAGGATATGCACAAAATAGCATAGAAAGAAAACAGTTATTTGATTATGACTGGAAATTCTTTTTAGGTGATATGCCGGAAGCTAAAGCAAATGATTTCAATGATTCGGGTTGGCGTAAACTTGATTTACCGCACGATTGGAGTATCGAAGGAAAAACTCATCCTAAAAATGCTACGGGCGGAGGTGGCGGATTTTTTCCGTCAGGGATGGGTTGGTATCGAAAAACCTTTCAGGTGCCTGATAGCTGGAAGACAAAAAAAACAGCGATTTATTTTGAAGGCATTTATATGAATTCCGAAGTTTTTATCAACGGAAAATCGCTGGGTGTGTACCCTTATGGTTACACCTCATTCAGTTATGACCTTACACCTTATCTGAATTTTGGAAAAGAGAATGTTATTGCTGTACGAGTAGATAATTCACAACAGATGAACAGCCGTTGGTACAGTGGTTCGGGAATCTATCGTCATGTTTGGATGATGGCTACTGATCCTGTACATGTTACACATTGGGGTGTAAGTATTTCAACTCCCGCGGTATCTTCAAAAAAGGCAGCTGTGCTAGTGAAAACCAAGGTTAAAAATGAAACAGCATCTGCCCAGCGTGTTATTGTACAAACCCTTCTTTGGAATAAAAATTCTAAAAATACTGGTAATGGCCAGATGAAGGTTGAGCTACCTGCGAATAGCGAAAAGGAGATCAGCCAGACAATACAGGTGTCAGATCCTATGCTCTGGACACCTGAAACACCGAATTTGTACCAGGCGCAGGTTCAGGTAGTAAAAGACAAAAAAGTGCTGGACGATACAAAAACCAATTTTGGTATCCGTTCCATAAAATTTACTGTCGAAAATGGATTTCAATTGAATGGAAAAACAGTGAAAATAAACGGCGGTTGCGTACATCATGATAACGGATGCTTAGGTGCTGCTGCTTTTGACCGTGCCGAAGAGCGCAAAGTTGAACTGCTGAAAGCCGGTGGGTTCAATGCGGTGAGAACTTCCCACAATCCACCTTCTGAAGCGTTTCTTGACGCCTGCGACAGATTAGGTTTACTGGTAATGGACGAATCTTTCGACTGCTGGAAAATTGGAAAAAACAGTAACGATTATGCAAAATATTTCGATCAATGGTGGAAAAAAGATTTGCAGTCAATGATTTTGAGAGATCGAAACCATCCATCTATCGTGATGTGGAGCATCGGTAACGAAATTGTAGAACGGGGAAAACCCGAGGCTGTTGAAACCGCTAAAATGCTTTTGCAGGAAGTAAAAAAAATAGACACTACAAGGCCAGTAACTTCTGCAGTTGTGAATTTAGGCAAATGGGAAAACCTGGATTCCTTGATAAACGTACACGATGTTGCTGGTTACAATTACAACCTGCTTACTGCCCCAGACGATCATAAAAGAGTGCCTTCCCGTATCATCGTTCAAACGGAATCTTATCCTAAAGATGCTTTTAATAATTGGAAACTGGTGCAGGAAAACAATTATGTAATTGGTGATTTTGTTTGGACAGCGATGGATTATCTGGGTGAGTCAGGCATTGGCCGTTGGTATTATTCTGGGGAGACACCTGGTGAACACTGGGAAAATAATTTTTTTCCATGGCATGGCGCTTACTGCGGCGATATCGATCTGACCGGATGGCGGAAACCCATTTCCCATTACCGGAGTATGCTGTATAATGATAACGAAAAACTCTATATGGCCGTTCGTGAACCTGCTCCGGAACCTTTAGAAATCAAAGAAACCTGGTGGTCAGTTTATCCAACCTGGGAAAGCTGGACCTGGCCCGGTTTTGAAGGAAAAACGGTTCAGGTTGAAGTGTATTCCAAATACCCGAAAGTGAGGCTTTACCTTAATAACAAATTAATAGGTGAACAAGCAACTACCATCGAACAACAGTTTAAAGCTACCTTTCAGGTCCCTTATGCTGCGGGTTTGATTAAAGCCGTAGGTGTAGAAGGCAATAAAGAAACGGGATCAGCCATCCTGAAAACTGCTGGCGAGGCTGCAAAAATAAATCTAAGGGCAGACAGGAAAGAGATCTTGGCCAACGGACAGGATTTATCCTACATCACGATTGAAGTAATCGATAAAGAGGGAATACTTCAACCTAATGCTGCCAACCGTTTACATTTCAAAATCGAAGGTCCAGGCGTAATTGCAGGAGTGGATAATGCTGATCTGAAAGATTTTGAACAATATGTGGGCAATACACGTAAAGCTTGGAAAGGTAAAGCTTTAGTTGTGATAAAGAGCAAACATGAAGCTGGCGATATCAAACTAACGGTTACCTCGCCTGATTTACCACCAGAAACTTTAACCATTAAAACAGAAATTAAGGATTTAAACCACAAGAACTAAGTTCCCATGTTAAAAAAAACTATACCACTGATTATATTAGCACTGCTTATTTCGGTACTAAGTGTAAAATCGCAGGAAGCCAATCGTTTTTTCCCAGAGAAAGACCTGATCACCACAGGAATATACTATTATCCGGAACACTGGAAAGAAAGCCAATGGGAGCGGGATATCAAAAAGATTTCGGATATGGGTTACGAGTTTGTCCACCTTGCAGAATTTGCCTGGTTTAAAATGGAACCTGAAGAAGGAAAGTTTGATTTTACCTGGCTTGATAAGGTGGTGGGTTTATGCGTAAAATATAAGCTTAAGGTGGTTATGTGCACGCCATCTGCAACTACACCGGCGTGGATGCGGGCCAATTATCCCGAAACCTTTATCATGGATGGGCATTATATCCGGGCCGAACATGGCACAAGGGGACTGGCTTCAATCGTTAATGCCAGGTACCGGTTGTTTGTCGAAAAAATTGTAACCGAGATGGGCAGGCGCTATGGTCAGCATAAAAGTGTGACCGGATGGCAGCTGGATAATGAGCCCGATGCCAAACCTGATTATAGTGTGTCTTCGCAGGAGGCTTTCAGGCAATGGCTAAAAAGCAGGTACAAAACCATTAATGCTTTAAATGATGCCTGGGGCACAGCTTTCTGGAGCCAGTGGTACAACAATTTCGACCAGGTTATGATCCATAATACCAATCTCGTTGGTTGGTGGGGCAATAATCCGCATGCCCTGCTCGATTTTAAGCGCTACTGTGCCGATGCGCAAGCCGAATTTCTTGATTTTCAGGCCGGCACCTTACGCGGACTCATATCGAAGCAGCAATACATCACCACTAATTATACCGCGGTTTCTCCCAGTTCTGATCCTGGGCGGACAAAGAAACTAGATTTTGCAGCTTATACTGCTTATCCTAATGGTGGTAGCGACAACATTGGCGAACTGGGATTTAGGATGGGAGATAGCCGGGTTATCCTTTTTGCATCTGAATATTTTAAGCGTGTAGGAGGCGTGTCGGGCGTGATGGAAATTCAGCCCGGTCCTGTAAACTGGGGAAGCTACAACCCGCTTCTTTTGCCGGGAACAGTACGCATGTGGCTGTACCATACCTTTGCAGCAGGTGGGAAACTTGCCTGTTCTTACCGGTTCAGACAGATTTTATACAGCGCAGAACAATACCATTCTGGTGTGATACAAACAGATGGGGTAACCCCTTCGCAAGGGGGTGAAGAGTATATCCAGTTCATGAAAGAAATAAAAGAACTGAGGAAGCTGTACAGGCCAGGGGCTAAGGTGCCTGAAAAATTGACGGAACGCTCAACCGCCATTCTTTGGAACCTGGAAAATTATTGGACCATCGACAGGCAGAAACAGACCAACCAGTGGGACACATGGAACTATCCTGTTAAGTTTCTGGAAATGGCAAAGTCTTTGGGGGCTCCTGTTGATATAGTACCGGAAACTACTGATCTGTCGAAATATAAGGTGGTAATTGTTCCTGCTTACGAAATGGCCGACTCGGCTCTGGTAAAGAAATGGAATGATTATGTAACCCGTGGCGGACATTTGATTATTACCTGCCGTACAGCAACCAAAAACCGCATGGGGCATTTCTGGGAGGGTAAAACGGCAGCGCCAATTTCGGGCCTTATCGGCGCGCAGATTACGGCAACTGATATGCTTTCATCTTACGCGAAAGGAGACATCCAGATGGGTTCGGAACATTACAAATGGAATAAATGGGGCGATCTGTTGCAGCCCGATCAAAATACCGAAGTTCTTGCAAGATATGAAAACCAGTTTTATAAAGGAAAGGCGGCTGTTGTAAAACACAAAATCGGTAAAGGATCGGTAACCTATATAGGTGTAGCCACAGATGATTCGAAGCTGGAAAAGGATTTGTTACGCGACACTTATACCGGAATAGGCGCAACTACCGAAAATTATCCGCCAGGTGTTTATGTTTATTGGAGGGATGGGTTTTATATGGCCGTAAATTATTCTTCTACTGATTATATCATAAATATTCCTGCAAATTCGAAGATTATTGTTGGAGAAAAAACATTGAAGCCTGCTGGTGTAACGGTTTGGAGCGAGTAAGTGCCTTTTGGGTGAATGGATACAATATTTTTCATCCGAATATTGGTTTTTTGATCCAGAGACCTGTTTGCTAGTTTAGATTTTTTAAAGATTATCAGGATTTAACTGTAGCTTCGCTATACTGGAGCCTTGACCAGTTATAACCATTTAGCGCTTTAACATTGATATTGGAGGTAACCTCAAATTATCAATCTATTTTACAGTAACATATGTATCGGTTTTTTGCTTTGATCTTTGTATCTATCTTGTGTAATTCTCTTTTTGCGCAAGAAAACATATATCAGTTTTCCCATCTCGATATTGCCAATGGCCTATCTGATAATCAAGTAAATGCCATCTATAAAGATAACAAGGGGTTTATGTGGTTCGGCACCCTGTCTGGCCTGAACCGCTATGATGGACACGAATTCAAAATATTTAAACACAGTTCGAAGGATAGTACCAGTATCCCGGAGGGTTATATCTTAGATATATTTGAGGGGCCGGAGAAACAGTTATGGATTACCTCTGGAGGTGGTTTTAGTATTTACAGTCCCTCAACCGAAAAGTTTGAACGGTTTCAGGATAAACACCTTAGAAAGTATAAACTTCCAGTTGGGTACCTGAGGGGG from Flavobacterium sp. W4I14 includes these protein-coding regions:
- a CDS encoding beta-galactosidase (product_source=KO:K12308; cath_funfam=3.20.20.80,3.40.50.880; cog=COG1874; ko=KO:K12308; pfam=PF02449,PF08532,PF08533; superfamily=51011,51445,52317); translation: MLKKTIPLIILALLISVLSVKSQEANRFFPEKDLITTGIYYYPEHWKESQWERDIKKISDMGYEFVHLAEFAWFKMEPEEGKFDFTWLDKVVGLCVKYKLKVVMCTPSATTPAWMRANYPETFIMDGHYIRAEHGTRGLASIVNARYRLFVEKIVTEMGRRYGQHKSVTGWQLDNEPDAKPDYSVSSQEAFRQWLKSRYKTINALNDAWGTAFWSQWYNNFDQVMIHNTNLVGWWGNNPHALLDFKRYCADAQAEFLDFQAGTLRGLISKQQYITTNYTAVSPSSDPGRTKKLDFAAYTAYPNGGSDNIGELGFRMGDSRVILFASEYFKRVGGVSGVMEIQPGPVNWGSYNPLLLPGTVRMWLYHTFAAGGKLACSYRFRQILYSAEQYHSGVIQTDGVTPSQGGEEYIQFMKEIKELRKLYRPGAKVPEKLTERSTAILWNLENYWTIDRQKQTNQWDTWNYPVKFLEMAKSLGAPVDIVPETTDLSKYKVVIVPAYEMADSALVKKWNDYVTRGGHLIITCRTATKNRMGHFWEGKTAAPISGLIGAQITATDMLSSYAKGDIQMGSEHYKWNKWGDLLQPDQNTEVLARYENQFYKGKAAVVKHKIGKGSVTYIGVATDDSKLEKDLLRDTYTGIGATTENYPPGVYVYWRDGFYMAVNYSSTDYIINIPANSKIIVGEKTLKPAGVTVWSE
- a CDS encoding alpha-galactosidase (product_source=KO:K07407; cath_funfam=2.60.40.1180,3.20.20.70; cleavage_site_network=SignalP-noTM; ko=KO:K07407; pfam=PF08305,PF16499,PF17801; smart=SM00776; superfamily=49785,51445); amino-acid sequence: MKYTLTLVLALVFSAINAQTTPKKYHQWASTPPLGWNSWDCFGTTVTEQQVKEQADAMAKYLLPSGYNYLTVDIQWYEPESKGHAYDPKALLTMDKYGRLTPGLKKFPSAADGKGFKHLADYVHAKGLKFGIHIMRGIPRQAVEKNTPVLGTNVKAQDIAVKTSTCPWNPDMYGVNANSPEGQAYYNSIVQMYADWGVDFIKCDDISRPYDDVQKAEIEALRKAIDKTGRHILLSLSPGATPVKMGDHVMNHANMWRITDDFWDQWGLLQAMFERMDVWTPFRGPGHFPDADMLPIGIVEFKRPTNFTKNEQYTLMSLWAIGRSPLIFGGNMTMLDDFTKEMLTNPEMLKVNQHSINNRQVSREKNLIVWTADVPNSKDKYVALFNAQSKGENLDLNNADYVSPIIAGNGSSQKIEVSVKDGKKLVLFVRDGGNGFDRDHIVWVDPVLHGSKGDLKLTNLKWLSATSGWGDANVNRTFDNNPIIINNETREGIGAHAASVIIYELPEGYDSFTATGYVTQEKGSVTFGVLVDKGTLDLPDKTNVKVNFEAINIKGKVKVRDLWNHKDLGTFDGSFARELAQHGAGLYRITPLR
- a CDS encoding beta-galactosidase (product_source=KO:K01190; cath_funfam=2.60.120.260,2.60.40.10,3.20.20.80; ko=KO:K01190; pfam=PF00703,PF02836,PF02837,PF16355,PF18565; superfamily=49303,49373,49785,51445; transmembrane_helix_parts=Inside_1_11,TMhelix_12_31,Outside_32_817), whose translation is MRSFNLYKRQYFAKQIVFGFILLISFFSGYAQNSIERKQLFDYDWKFFLGDMPEAKANDFNDSGWRKLDLPHDWSIEGKTHPKNATGGGGGFFPSGMGWYRKTFQVPDSWKTKKTAIYFEGIYMNSEVFINGKSLGVYPYGYTSFSYDLTPYLNFGKENVIAVRVDNSQQMNSRWYSGSGIYRHVWMMATDPVHVTHWGVSISTPAVSSKKAAVLVKTKVKNETASAQRVIVQTLLWNKNSKNTGNGQMKVELPANSEKEISQTIQVSDPMLWTPETPNLYQAQVQVVKDKKVLDDTKTNFGIRSIKFTVENGFQLNGKTVKINGGCVHHDNGCLGAAAFDRAEERKVELLKAGGFNAVRTSHNPPSEAFLDACDRLGLLVMDESFDCWKIGKNSNDYAKYFDQWWKKDLQSMILRDRNHPSIVMWSIGNEIVERGKPEAVETAKMLLQEVKKIDTTRPVTSAVVNLGKWENLDSLINVHDVAGYNYNLLTAPDDHKRVPSRIIVQTESYPKDAFNNWKLVQENNYVIGDFVWTAMDYLGESGIGRWYYSGETPGEHWENNFFPWHGAYCGDIDLTGWRKPISHYRSMLYNDNEKLYMAVREPAPEPLEIKETWWSVYPTWESWTWPGFEGKTVQVEVYSKYPKVRLYLNNKLIGEQATTIEQQFKATFQVPYAAGLIKAVGVEGNKETGSAILKTAGEAAKINLRADRKEILANGQDLSYITIEVIDKEGILQPNAANRLHFKIEGPGVIAGVDNADLKDFEQYVGNTRKAWKGKALVVIKSKHEAGDIKLTVTSPDLPPETLTIKTEIKDLNHKN